In Parus major isolate Abel chromosome 8, Parus_major1.1, whole genome shotgun sequence, a single window of DNA contains:
- the SLC44A5 gene encoding choline transporter-like protein 5 isoform X2, translated as METALPGEPRKFDPKFRGPIHNRHCTDIICCVIFIVVILGYIALGVVAWVHGDPRKVIYPTDSYGQFCGQRDTLNENKTILFYFNILKCASPVVLINLQCPTTQLCVSKCPDRFATYIDVQASYRYRPDQWNYFRQFCKPGFNNPRKSVAQVLRDEDCPSMIIPSRPFLKRCFPDFSTKNGVLTVANQTTFKDGRGKTRNVTDLREAANGINNVLDARSVGMKIFEDYAISWYWILIGLFIAMMLSLLFLVLLRFTAGVLFWIFIFGVIGIIGYGIWHCYWEYDHLKGIPGSDLTVYDIGFQTDFKVYLQLRQTWLAFMIILCGVEVIIILMLIFLRNRIRIAIALLKEGSRAIGYIMSTLFYPIVTFLLIAICISYWAVTAVFLATSGEPVYKVMANQTLCKYANLTCDPETFNTTNVTKLCPGAQCTFAFYGGEGLYHKYIFIFQLANAFVFLWLVNFAIALGQCTLAGAFASYYWAYRKPADIPLWPLFSSFGRAIRYHTGSLAFGALILAIVQLIRVILEYLDHKLKGTQNSFTRFLLCCLKCCFWCLEKFLKFINRNAYIMIAIYGKNFCTSAKEAFFLLMRNVVRVAVLDKVTDFLLFLGKILVAGGVGVLAFFFFTQRIPVFAQEVPMLNYYWVPLLTVIIGSYLVAHGFFSVYAMCVDTLFLCFCEDLERNDGSTAKPYFMSASLHRILGKKKLSPKKAVG; from the exons gtGAACCAAGGAAATTTGACCCGAAGTTCAGAGGACCTATTCATAACAG GCACTGCACAGACATTATTTGCTGTGTGATCTTCATAGTTGTCATTCTGGGTTACATTGCATTAGGAGTTGTGG CTTGGGTGCATGGGGACCCCAGGAAAGTGATTTATCCAACTGACAGCTATGGACAGTTCTGTGGTCAGAGAGATACCCTCAATGA gaacaaaaccattttgttttacttcaatATTCTGAAATGTGCCAGCCCCGTAGTGTTAATAAACCTACAGTGCCCTACAACACAG ctttgtgTCTCAAAGTGCCCAGACAGGTTTGCAACCTACATTGATGTTCAGGCTTCCTACAGATATAGACCAGATCAGTGGAATTACTTCAGGCAGTTCTGCAAACCTGGTTTTAACAATCCTCGCAAG TCTGTTGCTCAAGTCCTACGTGATGAAGATTGTCCTTCGATGATCATTCCAAGCAGGCCTT TTCTGAAGAGATGCTTCCCAGATTTCTCCACGAAGAATGGTGTGTTGACCGTGGCAAATCAGACTACATTCAAAgatggaagagggaaaacaagaaatgtaACTGATCTCAGGGAAGCTGCAAA tggCATCAATAATGTCCTGGATGCAAGATCAGTTGGAATGAAAATTTTTGAAGACTATGCCATTTCTTGGTATTGGATTTTAAT TGGGCTGTTCATTGCAATGATGCTGAGTCTGCTCTTCCTTGTGTTGTTGAGGTTCACAGCTGGGGTTCTCTTCTGGATTTTCATCTTTGGTGTGATTGGTATTATAGGTTATG gcatctGGCATTGTTACTGGGAGTATGATCATCTTAAAGGAATACCTGGATCTGACCTCACTGTTTATGATATTGGATTCCAGACAGACTTCAAAGTGTACCTGCAACTGAGGCAAACATGGTTAGCCTTTA TGATAATACTTTGTGGTGTTGAGGTCATTATCATACTGATGCTGATCTTCCTAAGAAATAGGATCCGGATTGCTATTGCACTGTTGAAGGAAGGTAGTAG gGCAATTGGCTATATAATGTCTACACTGTTCTACCCAATCGTCACCTTCTTACTCATTGCAATTTGTATTTCCTACTGGGCAGTGACGGCTGT ttTTCTGGCCACATCAGGAGAACCTGTGTACAAAGTAATGGCTAATCAAACACTGTGCAAGTATGCAAACCTGACTTGTGACCCAGAG aCTTTTAACACAACCAATGTGACTAAATTGTGCCCAGGTGCTCAGTGTACTTTCGCTTTTTATGGAGGAGAAGGCCTGTACCATAAGTACATCTTCATCTTCCAGTTAGCCAATGCCTTTGTCTTTCTCTGGCTGGTGAACTTTGCAATTGCACTGGGTCAGTGTACCCTTGCTGGTGCCTTTGCCTCTTATTACTGGGCCTATCGAAAGCCAGCTGATATTCCACTGTGGCCACTCTTCTCTTCATTTGGACGAGCAATACG atACCATACAGGTTCACTGGCATTTGGAGCCTTAATTCTTGCGATTGTCCAACTTATTAGAGTAATACTGGAGTACCTGGATCACAAACTGAAAG GTACTCAGAACTCCTTCACTAGATTCCTACTCTGCTGCCTCAAGTGCTGTTTCTGGTGTTTggaaaaattcttaaaatttataAACAGAAATGCCTACATCATG ATTGCCATATATGGTAAAAACTTCTGCACCTCAGCAAAGGAAGCATTCTTTTTACTCATGCGGAATGTGGTGAG GGTTGCAGTTCTGGACAAAGTTACAGACTTCCTTCTATTTCTGGGGAAAATCCTTGTTGCAGGTGGTGTGG GTGTTCTtgcattctttttcttcacacagAGAATACCAGTCTTTGCACAGGAAGTGCCAATGCTAAATTACTACTGGGTACCATTGTTG aCAGTCATCATTGGCTCCTACCTAGTTGCACACGGGTTCTTCAGCGTCTATGCAATGTGTGTCGACacacttttcctctgctttt GTGAAGACCTGGAAAGGAATGATGGATCTACAGCAAAACCCTACTTCATGTCAGCTAGCCTCCACCGAATTCTAGGAAAGAAGAAGCTAAGCCCTAAGAAGGCAGTGGGATAA
- the SLC44A5 gene encoding choline transporter-like protein 5 isoform X1, with product MARKGEASAHLYGEPRKFDPKFRGPIHNRHCTDIICCVIFIVVILGYIALGVVAWVHGDPRKVIYPTDSYGQFCGQRDTLNENKTILFYFNILKCASPVVLINLQCPTTQLCVSKCPDRFATYIDVQASYRYRPDQWNYFRQFCKPGFNNPRKSVAQVLRDEDCPSMIIPSRPFLKRCFPDFSTKNGVLTVANQTTFKDGRGKTRNVTDLREAANGINNVLDARSVGMKIFEDYAISWYWILIGLFIAMMLSLLFLVLLRFTAGVLFWIFIFGVIGIIGYGIWHCYWEYDHLKGIPGSDLTVYDIGFQTDFKVYLQLRQTWLAFMIILCGVEVIIILMLIFLRNRIRIAIALLKEGSRAIGYIMSTLFYPIVTFLLIAICISYWAVTAVFLATSGEPVYKVMANQTLCKYANLTCDPETFNTTNVTKLCPGAQCTFAFYGGEGLYHKYIFIFQLANAFVFLWLVNFAIALGQCTLAGAFASYYWAYRKPADIPLWPLFSSFGRAIRYHTGSLAFGALILAIVQLIRVILEYLDHKLKGTQNSFTRFLLCCLKCCFWCLEKFLKFINRNAYIMIAIYGKNFCTSAKEAFFLLMRNVVRVAVLDKVTDFLLFLGKILVAGGVGVLAFFFFTQRIPVFAQEVPMLNYYWVPLLTVIIGSYLVAHGFFSVYAMCVDTLFLCFCEDLERNDGSTAKPYFMSASLHRILGKKKLSPKKAVG from the exons gtGAACCAAGGAAATTTGACCCGAAGTTCAGAGGACCTATTCATAACAG GCACTGCACAGACATTATTTGCTGTGTGATCTTCATAGTTGTCATTCTGGGTTACATTGCATTAGGAGTTGTGG CTTGGGTGCATGGGGACCCCAGGAAAGTGATTTATCCAACTGACAGCTATGGACAGTTCTGTGGTCAGAGAGATACCCTCAATGA gaacaaaaccattttgttttacttcaatATTCTGAAATGTGCCAGCCCCGTAGTGTTAATAAACCTACAGTGCCCTACAACACAG ctttgtgTCTCAAAGTGCCCAGACAGGTTTGCAACCTACATTGATGTTCAGGCTTCCTACAGATATAGACCAGATCAGTGGAATTACTTCAGGCAGTTCTGCAAACCTGGTTTTAACAATCCTCGCAAG TCTGTTGCTCAAGTCCTACGTGATGAAGATTGTCCTTCGATGATCATTCCAAGCAGGCCTT TTCTGAAGAGATGCTTCCCAGATTTCTCCACGAAGAATGGTGTGTTGACCGTGGCAAATCAGACTACATTCAAAgatggaagagggaaaacaagaaatgtaACTGATCTCAGGGAAGCTGCAAA tggCATCAATAATGTCCTGGATGCAAGATCAGTTGGAATGAAAATTTTTGAAGACTATGCCATTTCTTGGTATTGGATTTTAAT TGGGCTGTTCATTGCAATGATGCTGAGTCTGCTCTTCCTTGTGTTGTTGAGGTTCACAGCTGGGGTTCTCTTCTGGATTTTCATCTTTGGTGTGATTGGTATTATAGGTTATG gcatctGGCATTGTTACTGGGAGTATGATCATCTTAAAGGAATACCTGGATCTGACCTCACTGTTTATGATATTGGATTCCAGACAGACTTCAAAGTGTACCTGCAACTGAGGCAAACATGGTTAGCCTTTA TGATAATACTTTGTGGTGTTGAGGTCATTATCATACTGATGCTGATCTTCCTAAGAAATAGGATCCGGATTGCTATTGCACTGTTGAAGGAAGGTAGTAG gGCAATTGGCTATATAATGTCTACACTGTTCTACCCAATCGTCACCTTCTTACTCATTGCAATTTGTATTTCCTACTGGGCAGTGACGGCTGT ttTTCTGGCCACATCAGGAGAACCTGTGTACAAAGTAATGGCTAATCAAACACTGTGCAAGTATGCAAACCTGACTTGTGACCCAGAG aCTTTTAACACAACCAATGTGACTAAATTGTGCCCAGGTGCTCAGTGTACTTTCGCTTTTTATGGAGGAGAAGGCCTGTACCATAAGTACATCTTCATCTTCCAGTTAGCCAATGCCTTTGTCTTTCTCTGGCTGGTGAACTTTGCAATTGCACTGGGTCAGTGTACCCTTGCTGGTGCCTTTGCCTCTTATTACTGGGCCTATCGAAAGCCAGCTGATATTCCACTGTGGCCACTCTTCTCTTCATTTGGACGAGCAATACG atACCATACAGGTTCACTGGCATTTGGAGCCTTAATTCTTGCGATTGTCCAACTTATTAGAGTAATACTGGAGTACCTGGATCACAAACTGAAAG GTACTCAGAACTCCTTCACTAGATTCCTACTCTGCTGCCTCAAGTGCTGTTTCTGGTGTTTggaaaaattcttaaaatttataAACAGAAATGCCTACATCATG ATTGCCATATATGGTAAAAACTTCTGCACCTCAGCAAAGGAAGCATTCTTTTTACTCATGCGGAATGTGGTGAG GGTTGCAGTTCTGGACAAAGTTACAGACTTCCTTCTATTTCTGGGGAAAATCCTTGTTGCAGGTGGTGTGG GTGTTCTtgcattctttttcttcacacagAGAATACCAGTCTTTGCACAGGAAGTGCCAATGCTAAATTACTACTGGGTACCATTGTTG aCAGTCATCATTGGCTCCTACCTAGTTGCACACGGGTTCTTCAGCGTCTATGCAATGTGTGTCGACacacttttcctctgctttt GTGAAGACCTGGAAAGGAATGATGGATCTACAGCAAAACCCTACTTCATGTCAGCTAGCCTCCACCGAATTCTAGGAAAGAAGAAGCTAAGCCCTAAGAAGGCAGTGGGATAA